The following are from one region of the Sorghum bicolor cultivar BTx623 chromosome 2, Sorghum_bicolor_NCBIv3, whole genome shotgun sequence genome:
- the LOC8054525 gene encoding urease, translating into MKLLPREADKLALHNAGFLAQKRLARGLRLNYTEAVALIAAQILELIRDGDKTVTDLMDLGKQLLGRRQVLPAVPYLLHTVQVEGTFVDGTKLVTVHDPISLDDGNLELALHGSFLPVPSPEKFSSDDVEEYPGEIHYSSTRIVLNLHRRALTLKVVNKADRPIQIGSHYHFIETNPYLVFDRKRAYGMRLNILAGTAVRFEPGDAKSVTLVSIGGHKVIRGGNGIADGPIDSSRLNEVMQKVNANSFGHEDYPDAREGLIGDGPFDCTVDREKYASIYGPTTGDKIRLGDTNLYAEIENDFAIYGDECVFGGGKVLRDGMGQATGYPESSCLDTVITNAVVIDYTGIYKADIGIKDGLIVAIGKAGNPDVMDGVHSNMIVGVNTEVIASEGMIVTAGGIDCHVHFICPQLAEEAIASGITTLVGGGTGPAHGTCATTCTPAPSQMKLMLQSTDQLPINMGFTGKGNTSKPEGLAEIIKAGAMGLKLHEDWGTTPSAIDNCLSVAEDFDIQVNIHTDTLNESGCVEHTIAAFKDRAIHTYHSEGAGGGHAPDIIKVCGVKNVLPSSTNPTRPFTSNTVDEHLDMLMVCHHLDKNIPEDVAFAESRIRAETIAAEDILHDMGAISIISSDSQAMGRIGEVITRTWQTANKMKVQRGSLPGSADSNAAQNNDNLRIRRYIAKYTINPAIVNGFSDFVGSVEVGKLADLVLWKPSFFGAKPELVVKGGAIAWANMGDPNASIPTPEPVVMRPMFGAFGKAGSSNSIAFVSKAAKEAGVAMEYKLEKRVEAVGGVRGLTKLDMKLNDALPRIEVDPETYTVTADGEVLTCQPAPTVPLSRNYFLF; encoded by the exons aTGAAGCTGCTGCCGAGGGAGGCGGACAAGCTGGCGCTGCACAATGCCGGCTTCCTCGCGCAGAAGCGCCTCGCACGGGGCCTCCGCCTCAACTACACCGAGGCCGTCGCGCTCATCGCCGCGCAG ATTCTTGAGCTTATTCGCGATGGAGACAAAACCGTGACAGACCTCATGGACTTGGGGAAACAGCTCTTGGGCAG GAGACAAGTTCTTCCAGCTGTTCCATACCTTTTACATACTGTACAG GTTGAAGGAACATTTGTGGATGGAACAAAACTAGTTACTGTACATGACCCTATTTCCTTGGATGACGGAAATTTGGAGCTAGCATTGCATGGTTCTTTTCTCCCAG TGCCTTCACCTGAAAAGTTTTCCAGCGATGATGTTGAAGAATATCCTGGTGAAATACATTACAGTTCTACTCGCATAGTTCTAAACCTTCATCGCAGGGCTTTAACTCTAAAGGTTGTTAACAAGGCAGACAGACCCATTCAG ATTGGAAGCCATTACCATTTTATAGAGACCAATCCTTACCTGGTTTTTGATAGGAAAAGAGCCTACGGCATGAGGTTGAACATACTTGCTGGAACAGCTGTTCGGTTTGAG CCAGGGGATGCAAAAAGTGTTACACTTGTAAGCATCGGAGGTCATAAGGTAATCAGAGGTGGAAATGGCATTGCTGATGGTCCTATTGACAGTTCACGGCTTAATGAGGTGATGCAGAAGGTTAATGCAAATAGTTTTGGACACGAAGATTATCCAGATGCAAG GGAAGGTCTTATTGGTGATGGTCCATTTGACTGTACTGTTGATCGTGAGAAGTATGCGAGCATTTATGGACCTACCACTGGTGATAAAATTAGGCTTGGTGATACCAATCTTTATGCTGAGATTGAAAATGACTTTGCCATTTATGGTGATGAGTGCGTATTTGGCGGTGGAAAAGTTCTGCGTGATGGCATGGGACAAGCTACAGGGTACCCAGAATCTTCCTGCCTAGATACAGTTATAACCAATGCTGTCGTCATTGATTATACTGGAATATACAAGGCTGATATTGGTATAAAAGACGGACTCATAGTTGCTATTGGAAAGGCTGGAAACCCCGATGTCATGGATGGTGTCCATAGCAACATGATTGTTGGG GTCAACACTGAAGTTATTGCATCTGAAGGCATGATTGTAACTGCTGGTGGCATAGATTGCCATGTTCACTTCATATGTCCTCAGTTGGCAGAAGAGGCAATTGCAAGTG GCATCACGACATTGGTGGGTGGTGGAACAGGACCAGCACATGGCACTTGTGCCACAACTTGTACTCCCGCACCATCTCAAATGAAATTAATGTTACAGTCCACTGATCAATTGCCAATTAACATGGGGTTCACAGGCAAG GGAAATACTTCAAAACCTGAAGGATTGGCTGAAATCATTAAAGCTGGAGCAATGGGTTTGAAGCTGCATGAAGATTGGGGAACTACCCCATCTGCGATAGATAATTGTTTATCTgttgcagaagattttgatattCAG GTCAATATCCACACAGATACCTTAAATGAATCAGGCTGTGTGGAACATACAATAGCAGCTTTTAAAGATAGAGCCATACATACATATCACAG TGAAGGTGCAGGTGGCGGTCATGCTCCAGACATCATCAAAGTTTGTGGGGTAAAAAATGTGTTGCCCTCTTCAACAAATCCTACCCGGCCATTTACTTCAAACACTGTAGATGAGCACCTTGATATGCTG ATGGTTTGCCACCACCTTGATAAAAACATCCCagaagatgtagcatttgctgaGTCTAGAATTCGAGCTGAAACTATTGCTGCTGAGGACATATTGCATGACATGGGAGCCATAAGTATTATATCGTCTGATTCACAGGCCATGGGGCGCATTGGAGAG GTGATAACCCGGACATGGCAAACTGCAAACAAGATGAAGGTCCAAAGAGGTAGTTTACCTGGATCTGCTGACTCTAATGCTGCCCAGAACAATGACAACCTCCGTATAAGAAGATACATAGCAAAATACACCATAAATCCAGCAATAGTGAATGGGTTTTCAGACTTTGTTGGTTCTGTTGAG GTGGGAAAATTAGCTGACCTTGTTCTTTGGAAACCTTCTTTCTTTGGCGCTAAACCAGAACTGGTTGTAAAGGGAGGCGCAATTGCATGGGCTAATATGGGAGATCCCAATGCTAGTATTCCAACACCTGAACCT GTTGTGATGCGACCTATGTTTGGTGCATTTGGAAAGGCTGGAAGTTCCAATTCAATTGCATTTGTGAGCAAG GCTGCTAAAGAAGCTGGTGTTGCAATGGAGTACAAATTAGAAAAGAGGGTGGAAGCTGTTGGCGGTGTTCGAGGTTTGACAAAGCTTGACATGAAGCTCAATGACGCGCTTCCGAGAATAGAAGTCGACCCAGAGACCTACACAGTGACTGCTGATGGAGAGGTTTTGACATGCCAACCAGCACCCACAGTACCACTGTCTCGGAATTACTTCCTATTCTAG